In one window of Protaetiibacter larvae DNA:
- a CDS encoding FMN reductase, producing the protein MTARRIAVVTAGLSNPSTTRLLADRLADAATRGLVEAGESVEVDVFELRDYAHDVTNNLLTGFAPPALASMIDAVTSADGLIVVTPIFSTSYSGLFKSFIDVIDPDALTGMPVLIGANAGTARHSLAIDYAIRPLFAYLHAEAISTGVFAASSDWGGTEDGAAQLASRIDRAGREFAAAVARRERKAAVDLWDPASFLGEGRSFGHLLGGLAGE; encoded by the coding sequence ATGACCGCACGTCGCATCGCCGTCGTCACCGCGGGGCTGTCGAACCCCTCGACGACGCGCCTGCTCGCCGACCGTCTCGCCGACGCCGCCACCCGCGGCCTCGTCGAGGCGGGGGAGAGCGTCGAGGTGGACGTCTTCGAGCTGCGCGACTACGCGCACGACGTGACCAACAACCTGCTCACCGGTTTCGCGCCCCCCGCGCTCGCCTCGATGATCGACGCGGTGACGAGTGCCGACGGCCTCATCGTCGTGACGCCGATCTTCTCCACGAGCTACTCGGGGCTGTTCAAGTCGTTCATCGACGTGATCGACCCGGACGCCCTCACCGGCATGCCGGTGCTGATCGGCGCCAACGCGGGAACCGCGCGGCACTCGCTCGCGATCGACTACGCGATCCGTCCGCTGTTCGCCTACCTGCACGCCGAGGCGATCTCGACGGGCGTGTTCGCCGCATCCAGCGACTGGGGCGGCACGGAGGATGGCGCCGCGCAGCTCGCGAGCCGCATCGACCGCGCCGGTCGCGAGTTCGCGGCCGCGGTCGCCCGCCGTGAGCGGAAAGCCGCCGTGGACCTTTGGGATCCGGCGTCCTTCCTGGGTGAGGGCCGATCCTTCGGGCACCTGCTGGGGGGTCTCGCCGGCGAGTAG
- a CDS encoding polyribonucleotide nucleotidyltransferase — protein sequence MEGPEIKFAEAVLDNGKFGTRTIRFETGRLAQQAQGAVAAYLDEDTMLLSATSVSKQPRDGFDFFPLTVDVEERSYAAGKIPGSFFRREGRPSTEAILVCRLIDRPLRPSFADGIRNEVQVVITVLSIAPDEFYDALAINAASASTQISGLPFSGPIAGVRLALIPTPGTNEGQWVAFPKFSQLADAVFDLVVAGRVVKKADGSEDVAIMMVEAEATEHSWELIQGGAVKPNEAIVAQGLEAAKPFIAQLVKAQEQLAAQSAKEIKEYPIFLDYTQEAYDAVAGLAYDELVGIYQIADKIERQDADDALKARVKDAIAGRVAAGELDASVLGQVSAAYKSVTKKIVRGRILTDGVRIDGRGLTDIRALDAEVQVIPRVHGSAIFQRGETQILGVTTLNMLKMEQQIDSLAPITKKRYLHHYNFPPYSTGETGRVGSPKRREIGHGFLAERALVPVLPSREEFPYAIRQVSEALGSNGSTSMGSVCASTLSLLNAGVPLKAPVAGIAMGLVSDTVDGETRYAALTDILGAEDALGDMDFKVAGTSEFVTAIQLDTKLDGIPSEVLAGALSQAKDARTAILAVINQAIDGPDEMAPTAPRVISVNIPVDKIGELIGPKGKTINAIQDETGAEISIEEDGTVYIGAVDGPSAEAARAQVLAIGNPVNPEVGERFLGTVVKLAAFGAFVSLLPGKDGLLHISEVRKLAGGKRVENVEDVLSVGQKIMVEITKMDDRGKLSLAPVVDEAEAADTEGSAAAAEGPEAPAEG from the coding sequence GTGGAAGGCCCCGAGATCAAGTTCGCCGAAGCCGTTCTGGACAACGGCAAGTTCGGCACCCGCACCATCCGTTTCGAGACCGGTCGTCTCGCCCAGCAGGCGCAGGGCGCCGTCGCCGCCTACCTCGACGAGGACACCATGCTGCTGTCCGCGACGAGCGTGTCGAAGCAGCCCCGTGACGGCTTCGACTTCTTCCCCCTCACCGTGGATGTCGAGGAGCGCTCCTACGCCGCCGGCAAGATCCCCGGCTCGTTCTTCCGTCGTGAGGGCCGCCCCTCCACCGAGGCGATCCTCGTCTGCCGCCTCATCGACCGGCCGCTGCGCCCGTCGTTCGCGGACGGCATCCGCAACGAGGTGCAGGTGGTCATCACCGTCCTGAGCATCGCGCCCGACGAGTTCTACGACGCCCTCGCGATCAACGCGGCGAGCGCCTCCACCCAGATCTCGGGCCTGCCCTTCAGCGGCCCGATCGCGGGTGTGCGCCTCGCGCTCATCCCCACCCCGGGCACCAACGAGGGCCAGTGGGTCGCGTTCCCGAAGTTCTCGCAGCTCGCCGATGCGGTGTTCGACCTCGTGGTCGCCGGCCGCGTGGTGAAGAAGGCGGACGGCTCCGAGGACGTCGCGATCATGATGGTCGAGGCCGAGGCCACCGAGCACAGCTGGGAGCTCATCCAGGGCGGCGCCGTCAAGCCCAACGAGGCGATCGTGGCTCAGGGCCTCGAGGCCGCGAAGCCGTTCATCGCGCAGCTCGTGAAGGCTCAGGAGCAGCTCGCCGCGCAGTCCGCGAAGGAGATCAAGGAGTACCCGATCTTCCTCGACTACACGCAGGAGGCCTACGACGCGGTCGCCGGCCTCGCCTACGACGAGCTCGTCGGCATCTACCAGATCGCCGACAAGATCGAGCGTCAGGACGCCGACGACGCCCTCAAGGCGCGCGTCAAGGACGCCATCGCCGGCCGCGTCGCCGCGGGCGAGCTGGACGCTTCCGTGCTCGGCCAGGTGTCGGCCGCCTACAAGTCGGTCACGAAGAAGATCGTGCGCGGTCGCATCCTCACCGACGGTGTGCGCATCGACGGCCGCGGCCTCACCGACATCCGCGCGCTCGACGCCGAGGTGCAGGTCATCCCGCGCGTGCACGGCTCGGCGATCTTCCAGCGCGGCGAGACCCAGATCCTGGGGGTCACCACGCTCAACATGCTCAAGATGGAGCAGCAGATCGACTCGCTCGCGCCGATCACCAAGAAGCGCTACCTGCACCACTACAACTTCCCGCCCTACTCGACCGGTGAGACCGGCCGCGTGGGTTCGCCGAAGCGTCGCGAGATCGGGCACGGCTTCCTCGCCGAGCGCGCCCTCGTGCCGGTGCTGCCGAGCCGCGAGGAGTTCCCCTACGCGATCCGTCAGGTCTCCGAGGCCCTCGGCTCCAACGGATCCACCTCGATGGGCTCCGTGTGCGCCTCGACCCTGTCGCTGCTCAATGCCGGCGTGCCGCTCAAGGCCCCCGTCGCGGGCATCGCGATGGGCCTCGTGTCCGACACGGTCGACGGCGAGACCCGCTACGCGGCGCTCACCGACATCCTCGGCGCCGAGGACGCCCTCGGCGACATGGACTTCAAGGTCGCCGGCACCTCGGAGTTCGTGACCGCGATCCAGCTCGACACCAAGCTCGACGGCATCCCCTCGGAGGTGCTCGCCGGCGCGCTGTCGCAGGCCAAGGACGCCCGCACGGCGATCCTCGCGGTCATCAACCAGGCGATCGACGGACCGGACGAGATGGCTCCGACGGCTCCGCGCGTGATCTCGGTGAACATCCCGGTCGACAAGATCGGTGAGCTCATCGGCCCCAAGGGCAAGACGATCAACGCGATCCAGGACGAGACCGGCGCCGAGATCTCCATCGAGGAGGACGGCACCGTCTACATCGGCGCGGTCGACGGCCCCTCGGCCGAGGCGGCCCGCGCGCAGGTGCTCGCGATCGGCAACCCGGTGAACCCGGAGGTCGGTGAGCGCTTCCTCGGCACCGTCGTGAAGCTCGCCGCGTTCGGCGCCTTCGTGTCGCTGCTGCCCGGCAAGGACGGCCTGCTGCACATCAGCGAGGTCCGCAAGCTCGCGGGCGGCAAGCGCGTGGAGAACGTCGAGGACGTGCTCTCGGTCGGCCAGAAGATCATGGTCGAGATCACCAAGATGGACGACCGCGGCAAGCTGTCGCTCGCCCCGGTGGTCGACGAGGCCGAGGCGGCCGACACCGAGGGCTCCGCGGCGGCGGCCGAGGGCCCGGAGGCTCCCGCCGAGGGCTGA
- a CDS encoding LLM class flavin-dependent oxidoreductase translates to MQFGLFTVSDVTEDPTTHRTPSEAERIQDVLTIAQHAEEVGLDVFALGEHHNPPFFSSSPTTTLAYIAAKTENLILSTSTTLITTNDPVKIAEDFAMLQHVAGGRVDVMLGRGNTGPVYPWFGQDIRQGIPLAIENYNLLHRLWREDFVDWQGEFRMPLQGFQSTPRPLDGTPPFVWHGSIRSPEIAEQAAYYGDGFFANNIFWPKEHYQRLIEYYRRRFEFYGHGTAAQAIVGLGGQVFMNANSQDAVRQFRPYFDNAPVYGHGPSLEEFTEMTPLTVGSPQQVIDRYAAMRDHFGDYQRQLFLVDHAGLPLKTVLEQIDILGGEVVPQLRKELAQNRPAEVPDAPTHAARVAANARGELPVAGGTLEREATATASTASTASTGSAFGPAATKGN, encoded by the coding sequence ATGCAGTTCGGCCTCTTCACCGTCAGCGACGTGACCGAGGACCCGACCACCCATCGCACGCCGAGCGAGGCGGAGCGCATCCAGGATGTGCTCACGATCGCCCAGCACGCCGAGGAGGTGGGCCTCGACGTCTTCGCCCTCGGCGAGCACCACAACCCGCCGTTCTTCTCCTCCTCGCCCACCACGACGCTCGCCTACATCGCCGCCAAGACCGAGAACCTCATCCTCTCGACCTCGACCACGCTCATCACGACCAACGACCCGGTGAAGATCGCCGAGGACTTCGCGATGCTCCAGCACGTGGCAGGTGGCCGCGTCGACGTCATGCTCGGGCGCGGCAACACCGGCCCCGTCTACCCGTGGTTCGGCCAGGACATCCGTCAGGGCATCCCGCTCGCGATCGAGAACTACAACCTGCTGCACCGGCTGTGGCGCGAGGACTTCGTCGACTGGCAGGGCGAGTTCCGCATGCCCCTGCAGGGCTTCCAGTCCACCCCGCGGCCCCTCGACGGCACCCCGCCGTTCGTCTGGCACGGCTCCATCCGCAGCCCCGAGATCGCCGAGCAGGCCGCCTACTACGGCGACGGCTTCTTCGCGAACAACATCTTCTGGCCCAAGGAGCACTACCAGCGCCTCATCGAGTACTACCGCCGTCGCTTCGAGTTCTACGGCCACGGCACGGCGGCGCAGGCGATCGTCGGGCTCGGCGGCCAGGTGTTCATGAACGCCAACTCGCAGGACGCGGTGCGGCAGTTCCGCCCGTACTTCGACAACGCGCCCGTGTACGGCCACGGACCGAGCCTCGAGGAGTTCACGGAGATGACCCCGCTCACCGTGGGAAGCCCGCAGCAGGTCATCGACCGCTACGCGGCCATGCGCGACCACTTCGGCGACTACCAGCGCCAGCTGTTCCTCGTCGACCACGCGGGCCTGCCGCTCAAGACCGTGCTCGAGCAGATCGACATCCTCGGCGGCGAGGTCGTGCCACAGCTCCGCAAGGAGCTCGCGCAGAACCGCCCGGCCGAGGTGCCCGACGCGCCCACGCATGCCGCGCGGGTCGCCGCGAACGCGCGCGGCGAGCTGCCGGTCGCCGGCGGCACCCTCGAGCGCGAGGCGACCGCGACCGCATCCACCGCATCCACCGCATCCACCGGCTCGGCCTTCGGCCCCGCCGCCACGAAGGGCAACTGA
- a CDS encoding aldo/keto reductase: MEMRTDQPVVELHSGAVPLAPTTRETAAIVGHFPPPRRAIGGSGLRVHPLGMSGKHFGSSVSPAVSVEILDAYASLGGNLVDTADSYADGESERIIGDWIGRRGLRDEFVVATKVGKSRAHPGLSAPAIAAAVDASLRRLATDRIDLLYLHLDDPEVPFEETLLAVDELIRAGKVRAFGMSDHTGHRLLEARVACGLLGVAPISALQNEYSLVRRDGYEGDLARITAQQGLAVMPRFPLAGGFLTGAYRSRADLPGSPDPGYLARLLGRRGRRVLGALDRVSAAHDAAVATIALAWLLTKPGVVAPVVSARSADELFDLMSGPDIRLTRHQLAELDRASD, from the coding sequence ATGGAGATGCGGACCGACCAGCCGGTCGTCGAGCTGCATTCGGGCGCGGTGCCGCTCGCGCCGACCACGCGCGAGACCGCCGCGATCGTGGGTCACTTCCCCCCGCCGCGCCGCGCCATCGGCGGCAGCGGGCTGCGCGTGCATCCGCTCGGCATGAGCGGCAAGCACTTCGGATCGAGCGTGTCACCGGCCGTGTCGGTCGAGATCCTCGACGCCTACGCCTCGCTGGGCGGAAACCTCGTCGACACCGCCGACTCCTACGCGGACGGCGAGAGCGAGCGGATCATCGGCGACTGGATCGGGCGCCGGGGTCTGCGCGACGAGTTCGTGGTGGCCACCAAGGTCGGCAAGTCGCGGGCGCATCCGGGTCTCTCCGCCCCGGCGATCGCGGCGGCGGTCGACGCGTCGCTCCGCCGTCTCGCGACCGATCGCATCGACCTGCTCTATCTGCACCTGGATGACCCCGAGGTGCCGTTCGAGGAGACGCTGCTCGCGGTCGACGAGCTCATCCGCGCCGGCAAGGTGCGGGCCTTCGGGATGTCGGATCACACCGGCCACCGCCTGCTGGAGGCGCGTGTCGCCTGCGGCCTGCTCGGGGTGGCGCCCATCTCGGCGCTGCAGAACGAGTACAGCCTCGTGCGGCGGGACGGCTACGAGGGCGACCTGGCCCGGATCACTGCCCAGCAGGGTCTCGCGGTGATGCCGCGATTCCCGCTCGCGGGCGGATTCCTCACCGGCGCCTACCGCTCGCGCGCCGACCTTCCGGGCTCGCCGGATCCCGGCTACCTCGCGCGGCTCCTCGGCCGGCGCGGTCGGCGGGTGCTCGGCGCTCTCGACCGGGTGTCGGCCGCCCATGACGCCGCGGTGGCGACGATCGCCCTCGCCTGGCTGCTCACCAAGCCCGGCGTCGTGGCGCCCGTCGTCTCGGCGCGCTCGGCCGACGAGCTCTTCGACCTGATGTCGGGCCCCGACATCAGGCTCACCCGCCACCAGCTGGCGGAGCTGGACCGCGCGAGCGACTGA
- the trxA gene encoding thioredoxin: MATVDLTEQTFESTVLEGDIVLVDFWAAWCGPCRAFGPVFDAASEKHTDITFAKVDTDAQQALSAALNIRSIPTLMAFRDGIGVFAQAGALPGHVLEDLIGQIRALDMDEVRAQIAQTQGELAEAE, encoded by the coding sequence ATGGCGACCGTCGACCTCACCGAGCAGACCTTCGAATCCACCGTTCTCGAGGGCGACATCGTGCTCGTCGACTTCTGGGCGGCCTGGTGCGGACCGTGCCGCGCCTTCGGCCCCGTCTTCGACGCGGCGAGTGAGAAGCACACCGACATCACCTTCGCCAAAGTCGACACCGATGCGCAGCAGGCGCTCTCGGCCGCCCTCAACATCCGCTCCATCCCGACGCTCATGGCGTTCCGCGACGGCATCGGCGTGTTCGCGCAGGCCGGTGCGCTGCCCGGGCACGTGCTCGAAGACCTCATCGGCCAGATCCGCGCACTCGACATGGATGAGGTGCGCGCCCAGATCGCCCAGACGCAGGGCGAACTCGCCGAAGCCGAGTAG
- a CDS encoding DUF5302 family protein, whose product MDAAWLDAVAGSPWLLLVLFALVVGDAFLVVLPSETLVVALGALAASTGQPSLWLVVPIAAAGAVLGDTLCVAIGRGVGTERWAWQRRGRIARGIVRARRLVLGRPATLVFTARYIPFARIAVNLTIGAVRLPWRRFLPLSALAGSAWACYNVAIGALFGALFASTPWLAIVISIPVAVVTGIAIDLLVGRRAAYHGDMSSDEKPGAASEDTKRKFREALERKKQQAQDRPGHLDGDGSVHESHGRAEQRREFRRKSG is encoded by the coding sequence ATGGACGCCGCCTGGCTCGACGCGGTCGCCGGCTCGCCCTGGCTGCTGCTCGTGCTGTTCGCGCTCGTGGTGGGCGACGCCTTCCTGGTGGTGCTGCCGAGCGAGACGCTCGTGGTGGCGCTCGGGGCGCTCGCCGCCTCGACCGGGCAGCCCTCGCTGTGGCTCGTCGTCCCGATCGCCGCGGCGGGGGCCGTGCTGGGCGACACGCTGTGCGTCGCGATCGGGCGCGGGGTCGGCACCGAACGCTGGGCGTGGCAGCGCCGCGGACGCATCGCGCGCGGGATCGTGCGAGCCAGAAGGCTGGTGCTGGGCCGGCCCGCGACCCTGGTGTTCACGGCTCGTTACATCCCGTTCGCGCGGATCGCCGTGAACCTGACGATCGGCGCGGTTCGGCTGCCGTGGCGGCGATTCCTTCCCCTCTCGGCACTCGCGGGCAGCGCCTGGGCCTGTTACAACGTGGCGATCGGCGCGCTCTTCGGCGCCCTGTTCGCCTCGACCCCGTGGCTCGCGATCGTGATCTCGATCCCGGTCGCGGTCGTCACGGGCATCGCGATCGACCTGCTCGTGGGCCGCCGCGCCGCCTATCATGGGGACATGAGTTCCGACGAGAAGCCCGGCGCCGCATCCGAGGACACCAAGCGCAAGTTCCGTGAGGCGCTCGAGCGCAAGAAGCAGCAGGCGCAGGATCGACCCGGCCACCTGGACGGCGACGGCTCGGTGCACGAGTCGCATGGCCGCGCCGAGCAGCGCCGCGAGTTCCGGCGCAAGTCCGGCTGA
- a CDS encoding putative Ig domain-containing protein, with protein MALARTLLTGAAVLALAVAGIVIPSEPAHANVVCLGNGTTAPTITAPATALEGNAGDTNRLWELVVSCGPTTDPVGSAWELAWDSVAPLPLGMSFDGQNNHQLRGIPQQVGVHTITIRVVATNGFDAENPVTLTRTIAITARPRMTSTSIPPATVGASYEARFNGYASGVTAVGALPPGLTMGPSGVVSGMPEYAPGSGASASYAFRAAVDGVTASNAPFTINVASSTPVISTDSLAAGWTGLGYDQLLTAPFGADWTASGLPAGLAVSGDRITGTPTQSGTFSVVVTASRGTAHSVSRTLELHIGESAALGDVTLPRAVRGVAYDHALSILGDDVVFTGGSDAPGLVVAEGRISGTPTAAGGFEVTAVVENAGARVERVLELIVSDPGYTVSEVAASPDQLLAFGAAGLPAGDGFDVTLGGERVLTGVTASVEGTVDRVFAVPRLAPGVYRVETVGAAVPGSLELTVLPVLDTALPQLHYGRGYAGRIDSRYGGAVAVAAGSTLPPGLTLHPDGALEGTAGYDGVSPAAETRSIPITVNGVAAGSVLLPLVLDAPTLDADEPPRAVVDAPYVFAIPARGQQVDVTVAGELPEGLELIDSELVGIPVEPGEFALTVTAENRAGRVVRDVLLVVTRPTVTVSTGSIAPGARLDVHGEGFAADAEVAIWVHSDPVLLSRVTSDPDGRIRATVAIPGSLPPGLHRIEVRTSTGSYWAELTIVGGLARTGAEPVALLAMAAALIGGGVLLRRGGWRLRRAGAR; from the coding sequence ATGGCCCTCGCGCGCACCCTCCTGACCGGTGCCGCGGTGCTGGCACTCGCCGTGGCCGGCATCGTGATCCCGAGCGAGCCGGCCCACGCCAACGTCGTCTGCCTGGGCAACGGCACCACGGCGCCCACCATCACAGCGCCGGCGACCGCCCTCGAGGGAAACGCCGGCGACACCAACCGGCTGTGGGAGCTCGTCGTCTCGTGCGGGCCGACCACGGATCCGGTCGGTTCGGCGTGGGAGCTCGCGTGGGACTCGGTCGCGCCCCTGCCCCTCGGCATGTCGTTCGACGGACAGAACAACCACCAGCTCCGCGGAATCCCGCAGCAGGTCGGGGTGCACACCATCACCATCCGTGTCGTCGCGACCAACGGGTTCGACGCCGAGAACCCGGTGACGCTCACCCGGACCATCGCGATCACCGCCCGGCCCCGGATGACCTCGACGTCCATCCCGCCCGCCACCGTCGGGGCGTCCTACGAGGCGCGCTTCAACGGGTATGCCAGCGGCGTGACCGCGGTCGGCGCATTGCCGCCCGGCCTCACCATGGGACCCAGCGGCGTGGTGAGCGGGATGCCGGAGTACGCGCCCGGCTCCGGGGCCTCCGCGAGTTACGCCTTCCGCGCCGCCGTCGACGGAGTCACCGCGAGCAACGCGCCGTTCACGATCAACGTCGCGTCATCCACCCCGGTGATCAGCACCGACTCGCTCGCCGCGGGCTGGACGGGTCTGGGGTACGACCAGCTGCTCACCGCCCCCTTCGGGGCCGACTGGACGGCGTCCGGACTGCCCGCCGGGCTCGCGGTGTCCGGTGACCGCATCACGGGAACGCCGACGCAGTCCGGCACCTTCAGCGTCGTCGTCACGGCCTCTCGCGGAACCGCGCACTCCGTCTCGCGGACGCTCGAACTGCACATCGGCGAGAGCGCGGCGCTCGGCGACGTGACGCTCCCGCGCGCGGTGCGCGGCGTCGCGTACGATCACGCGCTGTCCATCCTCGGCGACGATGTGGTGTTCACGGGCGGCAGCGACGCTCCCGGGCTGGTCGTCGCCGAGGGGCGGATCTCGGGCACGCCCACCGCGGCGGGCGGCTTCGAGGTGACGGCCGTGGTCGAGAATGCGGGAGCGCGTGTCGAGCGCGTTCTCGAGCTCATCGTGAGCGACCCCGGATACACCGTCTCGGAGGTCGCGGCGTCGCCGGATCAACTGCTCGCCTTCGGTGCGGCGGGGTTGCCTGCGGGCGACGGGTTCGACGTGACGCTCGGCGGCGAACGGGTGCTCACGGGCGTGACGGCGAGCGTCGAGGGCACGGTCGATCGCGTCTTTGCGGTCCCGCGCCTGGCGCCCGGCGTCTACCGGGTGGAGACGGTGGGCGCCGCGGTGCCCGGATCGCTCGAGCTCACCGTGCTGCCCGTGCTGGACACCGCCCTCCCGCAGCTGCACTACGGCCGCGGGTACGCGGGACGGATCGACTCCCGCTACGGAGGGGCGGTCGCGGTCGCCGCAGGCTCCACGCTTCCCCCGGGGCTGACACTGCACCCGGATGGCGCCCTCGAGGGCACCGCGGGCTACGACGGCGTGAGCCCGGCGGCCGAGACCCGCTCGATCCCGATCACCGTGAACGGTGTCGCCGCGGGCTCGGTTCTCCTCCCGCTCGTGCTGGATGCGCCGACGCTCGATGCGGACGAGCCGCCCCGCGCGGTCGTCGATGCGCCCTACGTCTTCGCCATCCCGGCGCGCGGCCAGCAGGTGGACGTGACGGTGGCCGGGGAGCTTCCCGAGGGACTGGAGCTCATCGACAGTGAACTCGTCGGCATCCCCGTCGAGCCGGGCGAGTTCGCCCTCACCGTGACCGCGGAGAATCGGGCGGGACGGGTGGTGCGCGACGTCCTCCTGGTGGTGACGCGACCGACGGTGACCGTCTCGACGGGTTCGATCGCGCCCGGTGCCCGGCTGGACGTGCACGGCGAGGGCTTCGCGGCGGATGCCGAGGTCGCGATCTGGGTGCATTCGGACCCGGTGCTCCTGAGCCGCGTGACGAGCGACCCGGATGGCCGCATCCGGGCGACCGTGGCGATCCCGGGCTCGCTGCCGCCCGGGCTGCACCGGATCGAGGTGCGCACCTCCACCGGAAGCTATTGGGCGGAGCTGACGATCGTGGGCGGTCTGGCTCGCACCGGTGCGGAACCCGTCGCCCTGCTCGCGATGGCGGCGGCGCTCATCGGCGGCGGCGTGCTGCTGCGCCGCGGGGGATGGCGGCTCCGACGCGCGGGGGCGCGCTGA
- a CDS encoding glycosyltransferase encodes MRVALIAESFLPHMNGVTHSLLQVIRHLERAGHQTLVIAPRAGRARPEVQGAELALLRSVPLPGYPEVRIVVAHTARLTAILRDFAPDVVHLASPFVLGWQALRAAERLGIPTVAVYQTDIPAYARRYGIPGAEAELGRHVARLHGRATLTLAPSTSASDDLAVLGVPRVRRWARGVDAERFHPARRSEVRRAQLAPNGEVLVGYVGRLAPEKQVEDLAALAGLPGVRLVVIGDGPDRARLEALLPDAVFLGFRSGDELADDVASLDLFVHPGESETFCQTVQEALASGVPVVATGRGGPRDLVDNGRTGWLYRPGDLAELRSRVADLAGDNAKRRAFATAARAAVEGRSWSALCDELLGHYRAAMVLHTVRADPRPDPRAVAVERRPSPPTAPAPAWRPRRFAALGDSLTEGLCDTSRQAPGVYRGWTDRLALLLAHADGRTAPLHYGNLAVRSRRVQDVVDVQLPRAIELGADFVTVLIGANDLVRVGAPTTRLAEQLADGIDRLRSSGAEVLVLAPFAPPRVYLRALHDRTLVFARELRRRARESGAMFLDPAAAIDLADPRLWAGDRVHLSSRGHRMLSYAAAEALGLEGAVELGALETAMHDEELSPDDEPLSHARWLWTHVRPWAARRIRGRTAGDGLLAKHDELVPILPAARPGVRVPQR; translated from the coding sequence GTGAGAGTCGCGCTGATCGCAGAGTCGTTCCTGCCGCACATGAACGGCGTCACGCATTCCCTGCTCCAGGTGATCCGTCACCTGGAGCGCGCCGGCCACCAGACGCTCGTCATCGCCCCGCGCGCCGGTCGTGCCCGCCCCGAGGTGCAGGGGGCCGAACTCGCCCTGCTGCGCTCCGTCCCGCTGCCCGGGTATCCCGAGGTGCGGATTGTGGTCGCGCACACCGCGCGACTGACCGCGATCCTGCGCGACTTCGCCCCGGATGTCGTGCATCTCGCGTCGCCCTTCGTGCTCGGCTGGCAGGCGCTGCGCGCCGCCGAGCGGCTCGGGATCCCGACGGTGGCCGTCTATCAGACCGACATCCCCGCCTACGCGCGTCGCTACGGGATACCGGGCGCCGAGGCCGAGCTTGGCCGTCATGTCGCGCGCCTGCACGGTCGTGCCACGCTCACCCTCGCTCCCTCGACCTCCGCCTCCGACGACCTCGCCGTCCTCGGCGTGCCGCGGGTGCGGCGCTGGGCGCGCGGGGTGGATGCCGAGCGCTTCCACCCCGCACGGCGCTCCGAGGTGCGGCGCGCCCAGCTCGCCCCGAACGGCGAGGTGCTCGTCGGCTATGTGGGCCGCCTCGCGCCCGAGAAGCAGGTGGAGGATCTCGCCGCGCTCGCCGGGCTGCCGGGCGTCCGTCTCGTGGTGATCGGCGACGGCCCGGATCGTGCGCGGCTCGAGGCGCTGCTCCCGGACGCCGTCTTCCTCGGCTTCCGTTCGGGCGACGAGCTCGCCGACGATGTCGCGAGTCTCGACCTCTTCGTGCACCCGGGCGAGAGCGAGACCTTCTGCCAGACGGTGCAGGAGGCGCTCGCGAGCGGGGTGCCGGTGGTGGCGACCGGTCGCGGCGGCCCCCGCGACCTCGTCGACAACGGACGCACCGGGTGGCTGTACCGGCCCGGCGACCTCGCCGAGCTGCGATCCCGTGTCGCGGATCTCGCCGGCGACAACGCGAAGCGGCGCGCCTTCGCGACGGCGGCCCGCGCCGCCGTCGAAGGCCGCAGCTGGTCGGCCTTGTGCGACGAACTGCTGGGGCACTACCGGGCCGCGATGGTGCTCCACACCGTGCGCGCCGACCCGCGCCCCGACCCGCGCGCCGTCGCCGTCGAACGACGCCCGAGCCCGCCGACGGCTCCCGCGCCCGCCTGGCGCCCCCGGCGGTTCGCCGCCCTCGGCGACTCCCTCACCGAGGGGCTGTGCGACACCTCGCGCCAGGCGCCCGGCGTGTACCGCGGGTGGACCGACCGACTGGCCCTGCTGCTCGCCCACGCCGACGGGCGCACGGCGCCGTTGCACTACGGCAATCTCGCCGTGCGCAGCAGGCGCGTCCAGGACGTCGTGGACGTGCAGCTGCCGCGGGCGATCGAGCTGGGCGCCGACTTCGTCACGGTGCTCATCGGCGCCAACGATCTCGTGCGCGTCGGCGCACCCACCACACGGCTTGCCGAGCAGCTCGCCGACGGCATCGACCGACTCCGGTCCTCCGGCGCCGAGGTGCTCGTGCTCGCCCCGTTCGCCCCGCCGCGCGTATACCTGCGGGCCCTGCACGATCGCACCCTCGTCTTCGCGCGCGAGTTGCGGCGGCGTGCCCGCGAGTCGGGGGCGATGTTCCTCGACCCGGCGGCGGCGATCGACCTCGCCGACCCGCGCCTCTGGGCGGGGGACCGCGTGCACCTGAGCTCGCGCGGGCACCGCATGCTGTCCTACGCGGCGGCCGAGGCGCTGGGCCTGGAGGGGGCCGTCGAGCTCGGCGCCCTCGAGACGGCGATGCACGACGAGGAGCTCTCGCCCGACGACGAGCCGCTCTCGCACGCCCGGTGGCTGTGGACGCACGTGCGCCCCTGGGCTGCCCGCCGCATCCGGGGCAGGACCGCGGGCGACGGGCTGCTGGCCAAGCACGACGAGCTCGTGCCGATCCTGCCCGCGGCCCGACCGGGCGTGCGGGTACCGCAACGCTGA